The following proteins are co-located in the Shouchella hunanensis genome:
- a CDS encoding right-handed parallel beta-helix repeat-containing protein, with protein MKQQVFFIGVILLAGMFLVSCQNHSDERILYVAPDGDDRNPGTMDQPLVSLQVAAEKATAGTTVFVREGTYVEPLLIQHSGTEKKPIRFEAYQGEDVFLSGKGLEDDLDDVALIEIDGHSYITIDGFTIGDVTTNHVDKTVIGILITGASQHIEIVNNTIQGVSTTAVGGNAHGIAVYGNESITDIRINQNTLTDLRLGLSEALVVNGDVSHFTINDNHVYETDNIGIDVIGYEGIAIDQSKDYARHGIIQGNVVHHNSSYENPSYEKDYSAGGIYVDGGSDVLIQGNRVYQNDIGIEATSEHKGKYANHIDILNNVVFENSYTGIAIGGYDTERGGTTNTVIAGNVVSHNDTVGLEGAQLLVQYDTFSNRIEQNQFSASQTGLFISNEYDENENMFFSENEYVIQEDVKARWLWENKDVDSLKEFQRLTGSDRGAVFRAL; from the coding sequence TTGAAACAACAAGTTTTTTTTATAGGAGTCATCTTACTAGCAGGGATGTTTTTAGTAAGTTGTCAGAATCATTCTGATGAGCGTATTCTTTATGTTGCACCAGATGGTGATGATCGAAACCCTGGTACAATGGATCAGCCATTGGTGAGCCTACAGGTGGCAGCAGAAAAAGCGACAGCTGGTACGACTGTTTTCGTTCGAGAGGGGACGTATGTGGAACCTCTTCTCATACAGCATAGCGGAACAGAAAAAAAGCCAATACGTTTTGAAGCGTATCAAGGAGAAGATGTTTTCCTAAGCGGTAAGGGGTTGGAAGACGACTTGGATGATGTGGCTTTAATTGAAATCGATGGTCATAGCTATATTACGATTGATGGCTTTACAATCGGAGACGTCACGACAAACCATGTTGACAAAACGGTAATAGGTATTTTGATTACTGGTGCAAGTCAACATATTGAGATCGTGAATAATACAATCCAAGGAGTCTCGACAACGGCTGTTGGAGGAAACGCTCATGGCATTGCCGTTTACGGAAATGAATCGATTACAGATATTCGGATTAACCAAAATACGCTAACAGATCTAAGGTTAGGGTTAAGTGAGGCATTAGTCGTGAACGGAGATGTCAGTCATTTTACCATTAACGACAATCACGTTTATGAAACAGATAACATTGGAATTGACGTGATTGGCTATGAAGGCATCGCCATAGATCAATCGAAAGACTATGCGCGTCATGGTATTATTCAAGGGAATGTTGTTCATCATAATTCTAGCTATGAGAATCCGAGTTATGAGAAGGATTATAGTGCTGGCGGAATTTATGTAGACGGTGGAAGTGATGTGTTGATACAAGGCAATAGGGTTTATCAGAACGATATTGGTATAGAAGCGACGTCTGAACATAAAGGCAAGTATGCAAATCACATAGACATCCTGAACAACGTGGTCTTTGAGAATAGCTATACTGGCATCGCCATAGGCGGGTATGATACAGAACGTGGAGGGACTACAAACACGGTTATTGCAGGAAATGTAGTGTCACATAACGATACAGTCGGGCTAGAGGGCGCACAACTTTTAGTGCAATACGATACGTTTTCAAACCGAATTGAACAGAATCAATTTAGTGCAAGCCAAACAGGTCTTTTTATTAGTAACGAATACGATGAAAATGAAAACATGTTCTTTAGTGAAAATGAATATGTGATACAAGAAGATGTTAAGGCTAGGTGGCTGTGGGAGAATAAGGACGTGGATTCACTGAAGGAATTCCAGCGCTTGACTGGGAGTGATCGTGGGGCTGTCTTTCGTGCTTTATAA